Proteins encoded by one window of Agrobacterium vitis:
- a CDS encoding glutathionylspermidine synthase family protein produces the protein MKRITFAERPDWRDKARAVGFGFHEMYGEPYWVDDAAYVFSLEEIETRIEAPSQELHDMCMDLIGDIVGSEEALDRLAIPDDLRDVIRRSWQRQDRHLYGRFDLAYDGEGPAKLLEYNADTPTSVFETAYFQFNWLTDQQALGALPADADQYNLLQESLVEAFEQFPKQPMFHFAAMTENEEDRGTTVYLMDCALQAGHRVELLDIGDIGVDAEGRFTDLQDRVIDQCFKLYPWEFMLREPFSRQLARSGDVFVEPAWKSILSNKGLLPLLWQRYPNHPNLLPSFFADDPAASSLGDYVRKPLLSREGENVTLFQGGRESLVSPGGYGEEGFIVQAYAPLFKSEAGFAVLGSWIVGDRACALGIREDRSRITANLSRFVPHVII, from the coding sequence ATGAAGCGCATCACTTTTGCGGAACGTCCAGATTGGCGCGACAAGGCGCGCGCCGTTGGCTTTGGTTTTCATGAAATGTATGGCGAGCCCTATTGGGTGGACGATGCCGCCTATGTGTTCTCCCTGGAAGAAATCGAGACCCGGATAGAGGCGCCAAGCCAGGAACTGCATGATATGTGCATGGACCTGATCGGCGATATCGTCGGCAGCGAGGAGGCGCTTGACCGGCTGGCCATTCCAGACGATCTTCGCGACGTTATCCGCAGATCCTGGCAACGCCAGGACCGCCATCTCTATGGGCGTTTCGATCTCGCCTATGATGGCGAAGGCCCTGCCAAGCTGCTGGAATATAATGCCGATACACCGACCTCGGTCTTCGAGACAGCCTATTTCCAGTTCAATTGGCTCACCGACCAGCAGGCGCTTGGCGCACTGCCCGCCGATGCCGACCAGTATAATCTATTGCAGGAAAGCCTTGTGGAGGCGTTCGAGCAGTTTCCAAAACAGCCGATGTTCCATTTCGCGGCGATGACCGAGAATGAGGAAGATCGCGGCACCACGGTCTATCTGATGGATTGCGCCCTCCAGGCGGGGCATCGTGTCGAGCTTCTCGATATCGGCGATATTGGTGTCGATGCAGAAGGCCGATTCACGGATCTGCAAGACCGTGTGATCGACCAGTGTTTCAAGCTTTACCCCTGGGAATTCATGCTGCGCGAGCCGTTTTCGCGTCAATTGGCACGGTCCGGCGATGTGTTTGTCGAACCTGCCTGGAAATCAATCCTGTCCAACAAGGGGCTGCTGCCACTGCTCTGGCAACGCTACCCCAACCACCCCAATCTATTGCCAAGCTTCTTTGCAGATGACCCCGCCGCCTCAAGCCTTGGCGACTACGTGCGAAAGCCGCTTCTGTCGCGCGAGGGAGAAAACGTCACGCTTTTCCAAGGTGGCAGGGAATCTCTTGTCTCTCCAGGTGGTTACGGCGAGGAGGGATTTATCGTGCAAGCCTATGCGCCGCTGTTTAAGAGCGAGGCGGGCTTTGCAGTACTTGGTAGCTGGATTGTCGGTGATCGCGCCTGCGCCCTTGGCATCCGCGAGGACCGATCCCGCATCACCGCCAATCTCTCGCGCTTTGTGCCGCATGTGATCATCTGA
- a CDS encoding DUF1190 domain-containing protein, with product MRRRLSGRTPPILALGTIAASSLLLSGCGEDAPTERTFTSVDQCISQGMDREVCQTAYQDAVKTHMANAPRFDGMAACEAEYGAKQCVQQTAPNTGGTGSGSFFMPFMAGYLLSSTINNIGDYYRYQREATQGSSYGGGGSTPIYRNRSGQTVTINKGRDTILAPSSSKPANVNTRTVSRQGFGGRSSFSFGG from the coding sequence ATGCGCAGACGTTTAAGCGGGCGAACGCCCCCTATCCTCGCCCTCGGCACCATCGCCGCTTCCAGCCTACTGCTCTCCGGCTGCGGCGAGGATGCGCCCACCGAGCGCACCTTCACCTCCGTCGATCAATGCATCTCTCAAGGGATGGATCGGGAAGTATGTCAGACGGCTTACCAGGATGCCGTCAAAACCCATATGGCCAACGCACCGCGCTTTGATGGCATGGCCGCCTGCGAGGCTGAATATGGCGCAAAACAATGCGTGCAGCAAACAGCGCCCAATACAGGTGGCACCGGTAGCGGCAGCTTTTTTATGCCCTTCATGGCAGGATACCTGCTATCTTCGACCATTAACAATATTGGCGACTATTATCGATACCAGCGGGAAGCGACGCAAGGCAGCAGCTATGGCGGCGGAGGCAGCACGCCGATCTATCGCAACCGCAGCGGCCAAACAGTGACCATCAACAAAGGCCGCGACACGATCCTTGCTCCATCGAGCTCCAAGCCCGCCAATGTCAATACCCGCACGGTGAGCCGCCAGGGCTTCGGGGGGCGATCCTCCTTCAGTTTCGGCGGCTGA
- a CDS encoding ABC transporter ATP-binding protein: MSAQTLAPILSVEGLNTAFLVDGRWKTVVRDVSFDVMAGETLAIVGESGSGKSVTSLSIMRLLADQTSRTTGRIMLEGRDLMALSRKAMRNVRGRDMAMIFQEPMTSLNPIFTIGRQISEALIAHGGLSKGEARAQTIHLLDKVRIPNAGARFDDYPHQFSGGMRQRVMIAMALALKPKILIADEPTTALDVTIQGQILDLIKQLQAEEGMSVLFITHDMGVVAEIADRTMVMFRGDVVETGTTGDVFHKGRHPYTRALLSAVPRLGEMGDAAWPKRFPVVDMATGERVEPTVVADTVERGLTPVLQVRDLVTRFDIKGGLFGRKTGVIHAVEDVSFDLFQGETLALVGESGCGKSTTGRSVMRLIDPLSGSVQLDGYDVLSLRGPDINRMRRSIQMIFQDPFASLNPRMTVGASVAEPITTHRLATHRQARDKAADLMERVGLSADMANRYPHEFSGGQRQRIAIARALALDPKVIVADESVSALDVSIKAQVCNLLMDLQASLKIAFLFISHDMAVVERVSHRVAVMYLGEIVEIGPRAAVFSNPQHAYTRKLMKAVPVPDPSRRNIRRDLDSEELKSPVRPLGYQPPKRRYEQVSPGHMVMRDDARV; encoded by the coding sequence ATGAGCGCGCAAACACTTGCACCGATCTTGTCCGTAGAAGGGCTGAACACCGCTTTTCTGGTGGATGGACGCTGGAAAACCGTGGTCCGCGATGTGTCGTTCGATGTGATGGCGGGCGAGACGCTCGCCATTGTCGGCGAGAGCGGTTCGGGCAAAAGCGTGACGTCGCTATCGATCATGCGGTTGCTGGCTGACCAGACCAGCCGGACGACCGGGAGGATCATGCTGGAGGGCCGCGATCTGATGGCTCTATCCCGAAAGGCCATGCGCAACGTACGCGGCAGGGACATGGCGATGATCTTTCAGGAGCCGATGACCAGCCTCAATCCGATTTTCACCATCGGCCGGCAGATTTCCGAGGCCTTGATTGCCCATGGCGGTCTGTCCAAAGGCGAGGCGCGGGCGCAGACTATCCACTTGCTGGACAAGGTTCGCATCCCCAATGCCGGGGCGCGGTTTGATGATTATCCGCATCAATTCTCGGGCGGAATGCGCCAGCGGGTGATGATTGCCATGGCGCTGGCGCTGAAGCCGAAAATCCTGATCGCCGACGAGCCGACCACGGCCCTTGACGTGACGATCCAGGGCCAGATCCTTGATCTCATCAAGCAATTGCAGGCGGAAGAGGGCATGTCCGTGCTGTTCATCACCCATGACATGGGCGTTGTGGCCGAAATTGCTGACCGCACCATGGTGATGTTTCGCGGCGATGTGGTGGAAACCGGCACGACGGGCGATGTGTTTCACAAGGGCCGCCATCCCTATACCCGCGCCCTGCTCTCTGCGGTGCCACGGCTGGGGGAAATGGGCGATGCCGCCTGGCCGAAGCGTTTTCCGGTCGTGGATATGGCGACCGGCGAACGGGTGGAGCCCACGGTTGTCGCCGATACTGTCGAGCGGGGCCTGACGCCGGTTCTCCAGGTGCGAGATCTGGTCACCCGGTTCGATATCAAAGGTGGGTTGTTCGGCAGAAAAACCGGCGTGATCCATGCTGTCGAGGATGTCTCCTTCGATCTTTTCCAGGGCGAAACATTAGCGCTGGTGGGAGAATCCGGCTGCGGAAAATCGACCACCGGACGCTCCGTCATGCGGCTGATCGATCCGCTCAGCGGCTCGGTCCAGCTGGATGGCTATGATGTCCTCTCCCTGAGGGGCCCCGATATCAACCGGATGCGCCGCTCCATCCAGATGATTTTTCAAGACCCGTTCGCCAGCCTCAATCCGCGCATGACTGTCGGTGCTTCGGTGGCCGAGCCGATCACCACTCACCGATTGGCCACGCACCGGCAGGCGCGGGACAAAGCCGCCGACCTGATGGAGCGGGTGGGCCTCAGCGCCGATATGGCCAACCGCTATCCGCATGAGTTTTCCGGCGGCCAGCGCCAGCGCATCGCCATTGCCCGGGCGCTGGCGTTGGACCCGAAAGTCATCGTCGCCGATGAAAGCGTCTCGGCGCTTGACGTATCCATCAAGGCGCAGGTCTGCAATCTGCTCATGGATTTGCAGGCCAGCCTGAAAATCGCTTTTCTGTTCATTTCCCACGACATGGCGGTGGTGGAGCGGGTCAGCCACCGGGTCGCGGTGATGTACTTGGGCGAAATCGTCGAAATCGGCCCGAGAGCTGCTGTGTTCTCCAATCCGCAACATGCCTATACCCGAAAACTGATGAAAGCCGTGCCGGTACCGGATCCTTCCCGCCGAAATATCCGGCGCGATCTGGACAGCGAAGAGCTGAAAAGCCCGGTGCGCCCGCTCGGCTATCAACCGCCCAAAAGACGCTATGAACAGGTGTCACCGGGCCATATGGTCATGCGGGATGACGCGAGGGTATGA
- a CDS encoding YjfK family protein: MLGWFSGRKTEKPMQKELGPLGAVIGGALDLDFLSLEADALGSQPAMPLPQSGAFIIAAYGEVRLDAASVLSRYYDENHHMIQVMSPSGMPGDGIEDISFYRPWDSVVPVSQSEWSRWTGPSGMIGASSYDADGILFNRFWGEGPERAETVQFVEDIEDGETRRSIHQSCMLYYRPLGNTQEMLLINVERDLDPSQAQAGRSVEFLIGYGIGAADVRRV; the protein is encoded by the coding sequence CGGACGCAAAACCGAAAAGCCGATGCAAAAGGAACTCGGTCCCCTGGGTGCCGTCATCGGTGGCGCGCTCGATCTTGATTTCCTGTCGCTGGAGGCCGACGCGCTGGGGTCGCAACCGGCGATGCCGCTGCCTCAAAGCGGCGCTTTCATCATTGCCGCCTATGGGGAAGTCCGGCTCGATGCAGCATCGGTACTGTCGCGCTATTACGATGAAAACCACCATATGATCCAGGTCATGTCCCCATCCGGCATGCCGGGCGATGGCATAGAGGATATCAGCTTCTATCGGCCCTGGGATAGCGTCGTGCCGGTCAGCCAGAGCGAATGGAGCCGCTGGACAGGACCATCAGGCATGATTGGTGCGTCGTCCTACGATGCCGACGGCATCCTGTTTAACCGCTTCTGGGGCGAAGGGCCGGAACGCGCCGAGACCGTGCAATTCGTCGAAGATATCGAGGATGGTGAAACCAGGCGTTCGATCCATCAATCCTGCATGCTGTATTATCGGCCCCTTGGGAACACACAGGAAATGCTGCTGATCAATGTGGAGCGGGATCTCGATCCCTCCCAGGCGCAGGCGGGCCGCTCTGTCGAATTTCTCATTGGCTACGGTATCGGTGCCGCCGATGTTCGTCGCGTCTGA
- a CDS encoding DUF350 domain-containing protein — protein sequence MLHYMAGLPAFLGYFFIGIAAYGVFAAIYTWLTPHKEVELIRAGNLAAVTAFLGALMGFSLPLASAAANSVSMIDYILWAFVGILVQIFAFFVANFTMKDLHEKITAGDIAAGLWGGGIALIVGILNAACMTY from the coding sequence ATGCTGCATTATATGGCGGGACTTCCAGCCTTTCTGGGTTATTTCTTCATTGGCATCGCGGCTTATGGTGTTTTTGCAGCAATTTACACGTGGCTGACACCCCATAAGGAAGTTGAATTGATCCGGGCAGGCAATCTGGCGGCGGTCACGGCATTTCTAGGCGCTCTCATGGGATTCAGCCTGCCGCTTGCCTCGGCGGCGGCCAATTCCGTTAGCATGATCGATTATATTCTTTGGGCATTCGTCGGCATTCTCGTGCAGATTTTCGCGTTTTTTGTCGCCAATTTCACCATGAAGGATCTGCATGAGAAAATCACCGCCGGTGATATTGCCGCAGGCCTTTGGGGCGGCGGCATCGCGCTGATCGTCGGCATTCTCAATGCTGCCTGCATGACCTATTGA
- a CDS encoding gamma-glutamyltransferase family protein, whose protein sequence is MTDFTTRPEILGTFGVVASTHWIASAVGMAILEKGGNAFDAAVATGFVLQVVEPHLCGPGGDMPAVIYSKKKDKVEVICAQGTAPAGATIEHYTAEGLDLIPGDGLLATVIPGAFDGWMLMLRDYGTMSVRDVLEPAIYYAEKGHPVLARVSATIKGLGSFFEQHWPTSHQTWLPGGFAPEPNNLFTNPVLAETWKRIIAEAEAKSGREAQIEAARDAFYRGFVAEQIDRYVQSTAVMDASGACHKGVLTADDMAQWSATIEEPQTFDYHGWTVAKTGPWGQGPVLLQALSLLKGFDIAAMASDGPDFVHTVTEAMKLAYADREIYYGDPAFATVPMQHLLSEAYATERRALIGETASFDLVPGRVAGFEDQYTRTMEMLGATSKTGAVFEPTMAHLSEKRGDTVHIDVIDRDGNMVSVTPSGGWLQSSPIVPGLGFCLNSRAQMFWLKPGLPTSLQPGKRPRTTLTPSIALYEGRPTLSFGTPGGDQQDQWQLSFFLRYVHHGFNLQAAIDQPLFHTSHFPGSFYPRTREPGSLMVEKNFPEATITELARRGHALTVAEPWSIGRLTAARRDADGLLRAAATPRLMQAYAVGR, encoded by the coding sequence ATGACTGATTTTACCACCCGGCCTGAAATTCTCGGCACCTTTGGCGTTGTCGCCTCCACCCACTGGATTGCCTCTGCCGTCGGCATGGCCATACTGGAAAAGGGCGGTAACGCCTTCGATGCCGCTGTGGCCACCGGCTTCGTGCTGCAAGTTGTCGAGCCGCATCTGTGTGGTCCGGGTGGCGATATGCCTGCCGTGATCTATTCGAAAAAGAAGGACAAGGTGGAGGTCATCTGCGCCCAGGGGACAGCACCGGCGGGCGCCACCATCGAGCATTACACGGCGGAAGGCCTGGATCTCATTCCCGGTGATGGCCTGCTGGCAACCGTTATCCCCGGCGCCTTTGACGGCTGGATGCTGATGCTGCGCGATTACGGCACGATGAGCGTGCGCGACGTGCTGGAACCAGCCATTTATTACGCCGAAAAAGGCCACCCGGTGTTGGCCAGAGTTTCGGCCACCATCAAGGGCCTTGGCAGTTTCTTCGAACAGCATTGGCCAACCTCGCACCAGACCTGGTTGCCGGGCGGCTTCGCCCCGGAGCCGAACAACCTGTTCACCAATCCAGTTCTGGCCGAGACCTGGAAGCGGATCATTGCGGAAGCCGAGGCGAAATCCGGCCGCGAGGCGCAGATCGAGGCTGCTCGTGATGCCTTCTACCGTGGTTTTGTGGCCGAACAAATCGATCGCTATGTCCAATCCACGGCGGTGATGGATGCGAGTGGCGCGTGCCACAAAGGCGTGCTGACGGCTGACGATATGGCGCAGTGGTCTGCGACGATAGAGGAGCCGCAAACCTTTGACTATCATGGCTGGACCGTGGCCAAGACCGGACCATGGGGCCAGGGGCCGGTGCTGTTGCAGGCCCTATCGCTCCTGAAAGGCTTCGATATTGCGGCCATGGCCTCGGATGGCCCGGATTTCGTTCACACCGTCACCGAAGCCATGAAGCTGGCCTATGCCGACCGCGAGATCTATTATGGCGATCCGGCCTTCGCCACGGTGCCGATGCAGCATTTGCTGAGCGAGGCCTATGCCACTGAGCGTCGCGCCTTGATCGGCGAGACGGCGTCTTTCGATCTGGTGCCGGGCCGGGTTGCGGGCTTTGAGGATCAATATACCCGCACCATGGAGATGTTGGGCGCCACGTCGAAAACCGGGGCGGTGTTTGAGCCGACCATGGCGCATTTGAGCGAAAAGCGCGGTGATACCGTGCATATCGATGTGATCGACCGCGACGGCAATATGGTGTCCGTCACGCCATCCGGCGGCTGGCTGCAATCCTCGCCGATTGTGCCGGGGCTGGGCTTCTGCCTCAATTCACGGGCGCAGATGTTCTGGCTCAAACCCGGCCTGCCCACCTCGCTGCAACCGGGCAAGCGCCCACGCACCACCCTGACGCCATCCATCGCGCTGTATGAAGGCCGTCCCACCCTGTCGTTTGGCACGCCGGGCGGCGACCAGCAGGATCAATGGCAGTTGTCGTTCTTCCTGCGCTATGTTCACCATGGCTTCAATCTTCAGGCGGCTATCGATCAACCGCTCTTCCACACCTCGCATTTCCCCGGCTCGTTTTATCCGCGCACCCGTGAGCCGGGCAGCCTGATGGTGGAGAAGAATTTCCCCGAGGCGACGATTACTGAGTTGGCCAGACGCGGTCATGCCCTGACCGTTGCCGAACCATGGTCTATTGGCCGGTTGACCGCAGCGCGACGCGATGCCGATGGACTGTTGCGAGCGGCGGCAACGCCCAGATTGATGCAGGCCTATGCTGTCGGACGATAG